The Oryzias latipes chromosome 9, ASM223467v1 region ttcaagcatttttttaaatgtaaaggtaATATCAGTTTGAAGCGTTGATTTAAAGTAAATAAGGTGTGACGGTCTGCAGAAGGGTGTGTCCTCCTCCCGTATGTAGTGCGCATGCGCAGTGACGACCCCCTTTGTTGTGGCCCGATAACTAGAAGCGTTGGActcatcttttattttcttcttcctccctcATAATTCGTTTTTGCTTTTGAGCGTACAAACTCCACACGTTAGCATGTTTAAACACGCTATTCAGAATTTTAGCATTAGTTTTGACAGCCGCGTGGTTAACGGGAAACCCACCTTTTCCAAAGGCGACATGGTGACGGGACACATCTCCTTTGACCTCAGCAAGGACACCAGCGTCACGTCTCTCACGATAAAGCTGAAAGGAGGCGCCAGCGTCCACTGGTCCAGCGGGTCCAGAAAACACCGGCGGTACCACAGCGCCAAAGTGGACTTCTTCAGTTCAGAAAGCGCCATCCTACAGGAGAAACAagggaaattttgttttgttttcttttgtttcttctttttgttcttttaaataaagtttttgaacATGTGTTTACGTTGCAGGGGCCATCAGCACCGGACAAGAAAAACTACAGGCCGGCAGGCATGTTTTTCCGTTTTCCTGTCAGCTTCCTCAAGGGTGCGTTTGAGCATTTTCAAATTCTTCAgcttatttttgtttccaaaccTCTATGAGTCTGCAGagcttcatcacagcctctctCTCTCCTCTGTGTTCCTGCTTGTTTGCATGAATGCAgagatttcccatcatccttccaCGGAGTTCATGGGCAGATAGAATACACGCTGACCGTGAGCATCCACAGACCGTGGCATTTGTCCAAGGACTTTGTGACTGAGCTGAACTTTGTGAACCACGTTGACACCAACAAGCCAGACTTATGGGTAAGAGATGGAGAACGTCCCACTCTTCAAATCTTAGATCTGCACACATCTAGCATAGATAGATCCTTCTCCAGAACCAATTAAACGTCTGCATTTGCAcattgaaaaatgttatttttttattatggtcttgcagcattttctgaggacatgtatgaagaaaatgtagctaataaaaacatttctgttgtgtgtttttttttattatctttcttttttatcatgaatcaggagcagacaaaaaatgtagttggaaaaagattatagcagtgatgtagaagctacagtcTGCAGCCCACAAGCTTCCACcggtacagttttgagccaggaaaaaggaggaaaagaagACGTTAagggatgtatttgtctgctagtggatgcatcggaatgcagcagagcagtacgcttgtggcctgccgatcgTAGTTTGTAGcaactaaaagctttttccaagGGCATTTTAATCTGGTCCTGATTCGccacattttgaataaagaaatactcagaattgtcattttaagctttatttataaaacataacaaaaaatgctacaagaacatgttaaaacaccaaaaacatgattttctttggagtgggtctttaaataaaggCTCTGTTCAAAACATACAGCAGTGTATTTATGATCTGCTCAAAGAACCATCTTGTATGAGGGAAAATGAATTTTTCAAAGTCccctttttctaaatttttaaaCCTGAGATTAGTGTTTTATGggggaaaaacagtttttttttctgatagtttgggTTTCAATCAATGTTGCTTTGTTGATTGTAACATTAACAGTAGCACCTCTCCATC contains the following coding sequences:
- the LOC105354745 gene encoding arrestin domain-containing protein 3, with product MFKHAIQNFSISFDSRVVNGKPTFSKGDMVTGHISFDLSKDTSVTSLTIKLKGGASVHWSSGSRKHRRYHSAKVDFFSSESAILQEKQGAISTGQEKLQAGRHVFPFSCQLPQGDFPSSFHGVHGQIEYTLTVSIHRPWHLSKDFVTELNFVNHVDTNKPDLWAPLIGSNSKTLCCLWCASGPITMTVKAEKTVFSPGETAKITCEFSNASSRTVTPRLKLQQKQAFFSHERTTAKVVCLHLASVTGESVGPNTSDVHSEIKLHIPSSASCTISHCSILEVHYNIEVSLCIKGSHDLTVLFPIILCDTPTHNPPSFLS